DNA from Actinoplanes sp. SE50/110:
GCGACGATCGCGGCACCTTCCTGGAGTGGTACCGCTTCGACCATCTGAGCGCGGCGGTCGGGCATCGGCTGGACCTGGCCCAGGCGAACCTGTCCACCTCGGCCCGGGGGGTGGTGCGCGGGGTGCATTTCGCCGACGTGCCACCGGGCCAGGCGAAGTATGTGACGTGTGTGTCCGGCGCGGTCCTCGATGTGGTGGTGGACGTCCGGGCCGGCTCGCCGACCTTCGGGCGGTGGGAGGCGGTGACCCTGGACGACACCGACCGGCGCGCGGTCTATCTGGCCGAGGGTCTCGGGCACGCGTTCTGCGCGCTGACCGAGGGCGCCGTGGTCGCCTACCTCTGCTCGGCCACCTACCGGCCGGGGCACGAGCACGGCGTCCACCCGCTCGATCCCGAGCTGGGCATCGCCTGGCCGGCCGGGACGCCGCTGCTGTCGCCGAAGGACGCGGCCGCGCCGTCGCTGTCCGAGGCCCTTGCGGCCGGGCTGCTGCCACGGTATGACACATGCCGTGACTACGTCGAAACAATGCGTCGCGATGACGACAGTGAATAGTCCGGCGTGTGTGATTGACCTTTTTCGATACTCGTAGTAACCGCATCCGGGAATCCGGACAGGTCCGCATTGGCCCTCAGCCGAAACGCCATTCGCGTCGGACGGAAGGGTGTAGCGCGGACCGGGTACGGTTCGGAAGTCTGTCTCATGTGTCCGGTGGGTTTGCAACGTGTGACCCGCCGGTCACTGCTGAGCGTGGTCCACGCTCCGGCGCCTGAAGCATCCGGATTGTCCGGTTTGCCACTTAACTTTCGATAATGGATTGACCGCAGCCAATGGGGGCAGAGGCGTGCAGACAATCGAATCGCTGGCCACCGTCGACCTGAGCGAACGCGCTTCGCAGGTCCGGCGGGGTAAACGGGCCGGCGAGACGCGGGCGGGCTGGCAGAACCGGTACGCCCGGATGCTGTACCTCATCGACTATGTCGTCGGGCTGGGCGCCGCGTGCTGGGCGCTCGTCCTGCGCTTCGGCCCGGACGGGTCGGAGCCGAACATGAAGGGCTACGTCCTGCTGACGGCCCTGCTGCCGATCGCCTGGATCGTCTGCCTGTCGGCGAACCGGGCGTACGAGCCGCGCCACCTGTTCGTCGGCACCGACGAGTACGCCCGGGTGTTCCGGGCCGGGCTGGCCCTGACCGCCGCGCTGGCCATCGTCTCGTTCGCCTTCGACCTGCGGCTGGCCCGCGGCTACGTGAGCATCGCGCTGCCGCTGGCGATCGTCGTCGACCTGGGCGCCCGCTACCTGTACCGGCAGCGCCTGCACCGCTCCTGGGGCCGCGGCAACCGGCTGCACCGGGTGCTGCTGGTCGGCCACGAGAAGGCGGTCTCCGACATGACCCGCCGGTTGCGCCGCGAGCGGTACCACGGGCTCGGCGTGATCGGCGCGGTGCTGCCGGCCACCCCGACCCCGAAGACGTTCGCCAAGGGCATGCCGCCGGTCTACGGCACCTTCGACGCGGTCGACTCGGCGGTCACCCGGGCCGACGCGGACACCGTCATCGTGCTGGCCTGCCCGGAGATCGACGGCCCGGCCCTGCGCCGGCTCGCCTGGCAGCTGGAACGCGACGAGATCGACCTGATCGTGGCCAGCACCCTGGTCGACGTGGCCGGCGACCGGACCACCATCCGCCCGGTGGACGGCCTGCCGATGCTGCACGTCGAGCACCCCAAGCTCAAGGGCAGCGCCCGGTTCCTCAAGGCCACCTTCGACCGGGTCGGCGCGATCGCGCTGCTCGGCCTGCTCTCGCCGATCCTCCTGGTGGTCTCCGCGCTGGTCCGGTGGGGCCGGGGCGGCCGCGGGCCGGTGATCTTCAAACAGGAGCGGGTCGGCAAGGACGGCCGCACCTTCATGCTGTACAAGTTCCGCACCATGGTGGTCGACGCCGAGGCGCGGCTGGCCGAGCTCAAGGAGCTCAACGAGCACGACGGCGAACTCTTCAAGATCCGCAACGATCCGCGGGTCACCCCGATCGGCCAGTGGCTGCGCCGCTTCTCGGTGGACGAACTGCCCCAGCTGCTGAACGTGGTGAAGGGTGACATGTCGCTGGTCGGACCGCGCCCGCCGCTGGCCGCCGAGGTGGCCGGCTACCCGGCGGACATGCTGCGCCGGCTCGTCGTCAAACCCGGCCTGACCGGCCTGTGGCAGGTCTCCGGCCGCTCCGACCTGTCCTGGGAGGAGTCGATCCGGCTCGACCTCAGCTATGTGGAGAACTGGTCGCTCGCCATGGACCTGGCCATTCTGTTCCGCACCGTCAGCGCCGTCGTGCGCAGCTCGGGAGCCTACTGATGACCGCACGTCCCCGTCTCACCGTCATCGGGACCGGGTACCTCGGCGCCACCCACGCGATCTGCATGGCGGTGATGGGCTTCGAGGTGCTCGGCGTCGACGTCGACTCCCGCAAGATCGAGCGGCTGGCGGCCGGCGAGGTCCCGTTCTTCGAGCCCGGTCTGCCGGAGCTGCTCACCAAGGCCCTCGAGTCCGGCCGGCTGCGGTTCACCACCGACTTCGCCGAGGCCGGCGCCTTCGGTGACGTGCACTTCGTCTGCGTCGGCACCCCGCAGCAGGCGGGTTCCGAGGCGGCCGACCTGACCCATGTCGACGCCGCGGTGACCGCGCTCGCCGCGCACCTGACCCGCCGTACCCTGGTGGTCGGCAAGTCCACCGTCCCGGTCGGCACCGCCGCCCGGCTGGCCGGTCCGCTGCGCGAGCTGGCCCCGGCCGGCGATCAGGTGGAGCTCGCCTGGAACCCGGAGTTCCTCCGCGAGGGCTTCGCGGTCGACGACACGATGAGACCCGACCGGCTGGTCTTCGGTGTCACCAGCGCGTGGGCCGAGGACCGGCTGCGCGAGGCGTTCCAGCCGGTGCTCGCCCAGGACGTGCCGGTCAAGGTCACCGACCTGCAGACCGCCGAGCTGGTCAAGGTTGCGGCGAACTCGTTTCTGGCCACCAAGATCTCCTACATCAACGCGATGGCCGAGGTGTGTGAGGCGACCGGCGCCGACGTGCACGACCTCGCCGAGGCCCTCGCCTACGACGAGCGGATCGGCGGCCGGTTCCTGCGCCCCGGCCTCGGTTTCGGCGGCGGCTGCCTGCCCAAGGACATCCGGGCGTTCGCGCACCGGGCCGAGGAGCTCGGCGTCGGCCAGGCCGTCGGCTTCCTGCGCGAGATCGACGGGATCAACCGCCGACGCCGCGCCCGTACCGTCGATCTGGTCGTGGAACTCTGCGGCGGGCACGTCGCCGGTAAGCGGGTCGCCGCGCTCGGCGCCGCCTTCAAGCCCAACTCCGACGACATCCGGGACGCGCCGGCCCTCGACGTGGCGGCCACCCTGCACCGGATGGGCGCCGGCGTGGTCGTCTACGACCCGGCTGCGATGGACAACGCGAAACGGGTGCACCCGGAGCTGACGTACGCCACGAACGCGCTGGACGCCGCGCGCGACGCCGACGTCGTGGTGCTGCTCACCGAGTGGAACGAGTTCCGCGACATCGAACCGTCCGCGATGGCCGCCGTGGTCCGCGGCCGCCGCATCGTCGACGGCCGACACGCCCTGGTCCCGGCCCACTGGACCGCCGCCGGCTGGGAATACCGTGCCCTCGGCCGCCCCACCTTCGCAGGAACGAGCAACGCGTGAAAGTCTCCGTGGTACGCCCGGATGAACTCGGACCCGGCGAGCTGGCCGCGTGGCGCCAGTTCCAGAAGGACCAGCCCGGACTGCAGAGCCCCTTCCTGGCCCCGGAGTTCACCCTCGCGGTCGCACGGCAGCGGCCCACCGCCCGGGTCGCGGTGCTGGAGGACTCCGACGGGATCGCCGGCTTCTTCGCGTACGAGGTACGCAACCGCGTGATCGGCGTCCCGGTCGGGTTCGGCATCACGGACTGTCAGGGCGTCGTACACCGGCAGGGGTGGGACTTCGATCCGACTGCCCTGCTCAGGGCGTGCAAGCTGCCGGTCTGGGAGTATGACCACCTGATGGCCGGGCAGTTCGGGCGGTTCCACACGGCGGTCGCCGGGTCGCCGCTGATGAACCTCACCGACGGCTACGCGGCGTATGTGGAGGATCGCAACCGGGCCGGTGACGTGGTCAAGCAGACCCTGCGCAAGCAGCGGAAGATGGCCCGCGAGGTCGGCGACGAGCGGTTCGTCTGGGACGACCGCGACCCGGTGGCGCTGGCCGCGCTGCGCGAGTGGAAGTCGGCGCAGTACCGGCGCACCCAGCAGTACGACCGCTTCGCCACCCCCTGGATCGAGGGCGTCCTCGACGAGTTGCGGGCGTCGGACGCGGACGGCTGCCGCGCGGTGGTCTCCACGGTGTACGCCGGGGACCGCCCGGTCGCCGCGCACCTCGGCCTGCGCAGCGAGAACGTGCTCGCCTACTGGTTCCCCTCCTACGACCAGGAGCTGTCGAAGTACTCGGCCGGCATTCTGCTCTGCCTGCGGATGGCCGAGGCCGGCGCGGCCGACGGCATCCGGCTGATCGATCTCGGCAAGTCCGAGGCGCTGTACAAGACCCGGCTGAAGAACGACGAGACCCCGGTCGCCGCCGGCCGGGCCGGTCGCGGTGCGGTCGCGACCGCGCGGCGCGCGCAGACGGCGCTGACCCGCACGGTCAAGCAGGGCGCGCTGGGGGAGAAGCTCAAGAGCGGCCGCACCGGCAGGGTGCTGCGCGGACTGAAGGCGAGGCTGGCGTCGCGATGACGATTCTGGTGGCGGTCGTCTCCTACAACAGCGCCCGGCTGCTCCCGGACCTGATCGCCGGGCTGCGCACCGGCCTGGACGGGATGAAATGGCACCTCACGGTCGCCGACAACGCGTCGCGGGACGACAGCGTCGCGGTGCTCCGCGAGCTGGCCCCCGAGGCGACCGTCGTCGAGATGGGGCGCAACGCCGGATACGCGGCCGGGATCAACGCGGCGGTCGCCGCCTCGCCGGCGTACGACGCGATCCTGGTCCTCAACCCCGACGTCCGGCTCACCCCCGGCTGCGTGCCGCGCCTGCTCGCAGCGCTGCGCGTGCCCGGTACCGGGATCGCCGTGCCGCACCTTGTCGACGGCTCCGGCGCGCTGATCCACACCCTGCGCCGGGAGCCCAGCGTGCTGCGCACGCTCGGGGACGCCGTCCTCGGGGCACGGCGGGCGGGCCGCTT
Protein-coding regions in this window:
- a CDS encoding GNAT family N-acetyltransferase; its protein translation is MKVSVVRPDELGPGELAAWRQFQKDQPGLQSPFLAPEFTLAVARQRPTARVAVLEDSDGIAGFFAYEVRNRVIGVPVGFGITDCQGVVHRQGWDFDPTALLRACKLPVWEYDHLMAGQFGRFHTAVAGSPLMNLTDGYAAYVEDRNRAGDVVKQTLRKQRKMAREVGDERFVWDDRDPVALAALREWKSAQYRRTQQYDRFATPWIEGVLDELRASDADGCRAVVSTVYAGDRPVAAHLGLRSENVLAYWFPSYDQELSKYSAGILLCLRMAEAGAADGIRLIDLGKSEALYKTRLKNDETPVAAGRAGRGAVATARRAQTALTRTVKQGALGEKLKSGRTGRVLRGLKARLASR
- a CDS encoding sugar transferase produces the protein MQTIESLATVDLSERASQVRRGKRAGETRAGWQNRYARMLYLIDYVVGLGAACWALVLRFGPDGSEPNMKGYVLLTALLPIAWIVCLSANRAYEPRHLFVGTDEYARVFRAGLALTAALAIVSFAFDLRLARGYVSIALPLAIVVDLGARYLYRQRLHRSWGRGNRLHRVLLVGHEKAVSDMTRRLRRERYHGLGVIGAVLPATPTPKTFAKGMPPVYGTFDAVDSAVTRADADTVIVLACPEIDGPALRRLAWQLERDEIDLIVASTLVDVAGDRTTIRPVDGLPMLHVEHPKLKGSARFLKATFDRVGAIALLGLLSPILLVVSALVRWGRGGRGPVIFKQERVGKDGRTFMLYKFRTMVVDAEARLAELKELNEHDGELFKIRNDPRVTPIGQWLRRFSVDELPQLLNVVKGDMSLVGPRPPLAAEVAGYPADMLRRLVVKPGLTGLWQVSGRSDLSWEESIRLDLSYVENWSLAMDLAILFRTVSAVVRSSGAY
- a CDS encoding UDP-glucose/GDP-mannose dehydrogenase family protein, whose translation is MTARPRLTVIGTGYLGATHAICMAVMGFEVLGVDVDSRKIERLAAGEVPFFEPGLPELLTKALESGRLRFTTDFAEAGAFGDVHFVCVGTPQQAGSEAADLTHVDAAVTALAAHLTRRTLVVGKSTVPVGTAARLAGPLRELAPAGDQVELAWNPEFLREGFAVDDTMRPDRLVFGVTSAWAEDRLREAFQPVLAQDVPVKVTDLQTAELVKVAANSFLATKISYINAMAEVCEATGADVHDLAEALAYDERIGGRFLRPGLGFGGGCLPKDIRAFAHRAEELGVGQAVGFLREIDGINRRRRARTVDLVVELCGGHVAGKRVAALGAAFKPNSDDIRDAPALDVAATLHRMGAGVVVYDPAAMDNAKRVHPELTYATNALDAARDADVVVLLTEWNEFRDIEPSAMAAVVRGRRIVDGRHALVPAHWTAAGWEYRALGRPTFAGTSNA
- a CDS encoding dTDP-4-dehydrorhamnose 3,5-epimerase family protein, which gives rise to MKVRPLSIEGAWEVTPARFGDDRGTFLEWYRFDHLSAAVGHRLDLAQANLSTSARGVVRGVHFADVPPGQAKYVTCVSGAVLDVVVDVRAGSPTFGRWEAVTLDDTDRRAVYLAEGLGHAFCALTEGAVVAYLCSATYRPGHEHGVHPLDPELGIAWPAGTPLLSPKDAAAPSLSEALAAGLLPRYDTCRDYVETMRRDDDSE